The following are encoded together in the Bacillus cereus group sp. RP43 genome:
- a CDS encoding lytic polysaccharide monooxygenase translates to MNNRILKHLQNMKMNKKGLGAVALTAGIIGTTLIPQNAYAHGFVEKPGSRSALCSPNYGVLNMNCGSVMYEPQSLEATKGFPQGGPVDGQIASAGGKFGGILDQQTADRWFKNTITGGENTFTWKYTAPHLTSKWHYYITKKNWNPNKPLTRADFEPIGTVQHDGSAASNNLNHKINVPTDRSGYHVILAVWDVADTANAFYNVIDVNLVNNEKPDTEAPSNPNGLEATKVTANSVELAWTASTDNVGVKGYQVLRNGEIIDTVPGTHFIDKQLQPSTEYSYTVKAIDAAGNVSKESTAVKVKTSVAILDTKPPTQPKGLHSMGTTASSVDLMWSPSDDNDGVDHYDIYRDISGVMKKIGTSNTTSHMDKNLLANTTYKYVVKAVDVAGNESIQSDVFTVTTKTESASYEAWNSKKAYKKGDRVMHEGKVYEAVQNYQGNGDPNWIYALSLWKTV, encoded by the coding sequence ATGAATAATCGAATTTTAAAACACCTACAAAACATGAAAATGAACAAGAAAGGCCTGGGAGCCGTTGCATTAACAGCTGGAATCATAGGCACGACTCTCATTCCTCAAAATGCATATGCACATGGTTTTGTTGAAAAACCTGGAAGTCGTTCTGCTTTATGTAGCCCAAATTACGGCGTACTGAACATGAACTGCGGAAGTGTTATGTATGAACCACAAAGTTTAGAAGCTACAAAAGGATTTCCACAAGGTGGCCCAGTTGATGGACAAATAGCTTCTGCAGGTGGTAAATTTGGTGGTATTCTAGATCAACAAACAGCAGATCGTTGGTTTAAAAATACGATAACTGGTGGAGAGAATACGTTTACATGGAAATATACAGCTCCTCACTTAACTAGCAAATGGCATTACTACATTACGAAAAAGAATTGGAATCCAAATAAACCGCTAACAAGAGCTGACTTTGAGCCAATTGGAACTGTACAACATGATGGTTCTGCAGCTTCAAACAATTTAAATCACAAAATTAACGTACCTACTGATCGTAGTGGATACCATGTTATTTTAGCGGTATGGGATGTAGCTGATACAGCAAATGCATTCTATAATGTAATTGATGTAAATCTAGTCAATAATGAAAAACCAGACACAGAAGCACCAAGTAATCCAAACGGACTTGAGGCAACAAAAGTTACAGCAAATAGTGTAGAACTAGCATGGACCGCTTCTACAGATAATGTAGGGGTAAAAGGTTATCAGGTCCTACGCAATGGAGAGATTATTGACACAGTACCAGGAACTCATTTTATTGATAAACAATTACAACCAAGTACTGAATACTCTTATACTGTAAAAGCGATTGACGCAGCTGGAAATGTATCGAAAGAAAGTACGGCAGTTAAAGTGAAAACATCAGTAGCGATTCTTGATACAAAACCACCTACACAGCCAAAAGGATTACACAGCATGGGAACGACAGCATCAAGTGTTGATCTGATGTGGAGTCCGTCTGACGATAATGATGGTGTAGACCATTACGATATTTACAGAGACATATCAGGCGTAATGAAAAAAATTGGAACATCCAACACTACTTCTCATATGGACAAAAATTTGCTTGCTAATACTACATATAAATATGTGGTGAAAGCTGTTGATGTAGCTGGTAATGAATCAATACAAAGCGATGTATTCACAGTTACCACAAAAACTGAAAGCGCTTCATACGAAGCGTGGAATTCAAAAAAGGCATATAAAAAGGGAGATAGAGTCATGCACGAAGGGAAAGTGTATGAAGCTGTCCAAAATTACCAAGGAAATGGGGATCCAAACTGGATTTATGCTTTATCATTATGGAAAACAGTGTAA
- a CDS encoding AAA family ATPase encodes MRPIQLIMTAFGPYKQKEVIDFKDLGEHRIFAISGNTGAGKTTIFDAICYVLYGEASGEERSDTNMLRSQFADDDVYTSVELTFQLKGKSYEIKRQLGHKKQGNKTITGHAVELYEVIDEEKVPCVDRFHVTDVNKKVEDLIGLSKHQFSQIVMLPQGEFRKLLTSETENKEEILRRIFKTDRYKLMREILDQKRKQWKDVLQEKQKERELYFRNVFKLPVRDGALLETLVEQEHVNTHQVVEALEQETICYNVEVEQLHLEQNDKTKQLKEAEARFHAAKAVNEKFKDLEQKNEKYSTLQENRAVIEMKEKSFKHAEQAKRLLPFEQWYEEAMQYEQQSESLLKQIIAKKEHIMNSFALAQEKYEALKNKASERENAKKQVQRLEELQPIIASLAEKKLNLQNAEIQIGKLKEGMQKLDEQLEAHKNEKQRMSGELQQLEVALEQYVAKVEELTNMREDAKVLKQAYDVWQEKQKYEQEKEIAFHKMQLAVSAYENMERRWLGEQAGILALHLHDGEFCPVCGSMDHPKKATEQSNAIDEKELNGLREKKNVAEKSHVQLEEKWNFYRVQYEQVIEEVLKRGYRSEELVETYSALVQKGKQLAAEVNTLKSSEETRKQIAVNIKSVEEKVEELQKQKHEVETIQHRTEMECMQLRTSYEHDRQNIPESLQTVQAWKVQFDQALQELRLMEDEWEKVQEAYQHWQNENIRIQAEHDSASNQFNSAKAKKEETFTRFMKELEQSGFTDQLTYRESKLNDAEMDKLQQEIQSYYSSLEVLTKQIEELKAELKDKEYTDISSLDEQVKELEINLDIIKEKRQRAQNAVSYITDLHENIKRIDEQIHEEEKAFQELVDLYEVMKGDNDSRISFERYILIEYLEQIVQIANERLRKLSNGQFYLKRSERVEKRNRQSGLGLDVYDAYTGQTRDVKTLSGGEKFNASLCLALGMADVIQAYEGGISIETMFIDEGFGSLDEESLTKAVDALIDLQKSGRFIGVISHVQELKNAMPAVLEVTKQKDGCSKTRFVVK; translated from the coding sequence ATGAGACCGATTCAGCTTATAATGACCGCATTTGGTCCATATAAACAGAAAGAAGTAATCGATTTTAAAGATCTTGGTGAGCATCGTATTTTCGCTATTTCTGGAAATACAGGAGCTGGAAAGACAACGATTTTTGATGCGATTTGTTATGTATTATATGGAGAGGCTAGTGGAGAAGAGCGCAGTGATACAAACATGCTTCGTAGCCAATTTGCTGATGATGATGTTTATACAAGTGTGGAATTAACTTTTCAATTAAAAGGAAAAAGTTATGAAATTAAACGACAATTGGGCCATAAAAAACAAGGAAATAAAACAATTACAGGACATGCAGTCGAATTATATGAAGTAATTGATGAGGAAAAAGTTCCATGTGTCGATCGTTTTCATGTAACGGATGTAAATAAAAAAGTTGAAGATTTAATTGGATTAAGTAAACATCAATTTAGCCAAATTGTCATGTTACCGCAAGGAGAGTTCCGAAAATTATTAACATCTGAAACGGAAAATAAAGAAGAAATACTACGCCGCATTTTTAAAACAGATCGTTATAAATTAATGCGTGAGATATTAGATCAAAAGCGTAAACAATGGAAAGACGTCTTACAAGAAAAACAAAAAGAACGTGAGCTATATTTCCGTAATGTATTTAAATTACCAGTACGTGATGGGGCATTATTAGAGACATTAGTGGAGCAAGAGCATGTAAATACACATCAAGTAGTAGAGGCATTAGAACAAGAAACAATTTGTTACAATGTAGAGGTTGAGCAATTACACTTAGAACAAAATGACAAAACGAAACAATTAAAAGAAGCAGAGGCACGTTTTCATGCGGCAAAAGCTGTAAATGAGAAATTCAAAGATTTAGAACAAAAGAATGAGAAGTACAGTACTTTACAAGAAAACCGTGCCGTAATCGAAATGAAAGAAAAATCTTTTAAACATGCGGAACAGGCGAAGCGATTATTACCATTTGAGCAATGGTATGAGGAAGCGATGCAATATGAACAGCAGTCTGAAAGTTTGTTAAAACAGATAATCGCAAAAAAAGAGCATATAATGAACAGTTTTGCACTTGCTCAGGAGAAATATGAAGCATTAAAGAATAAGGCATCCGAGCGAGAAAATGCTAAAAAACAAGTTCAAAGACTAGAAGAGTTACAACCAATTATTGCATCATTAGCTGAGAAAAAGTTAAATTTGCAAAATGCTGAAATTCAAATAGGAAAATTAAAAGAAGGTATGCAAAAGTTAGATGAACAACTAGAAGCGCATAAAAATGAAAAACAAAGAATGTCTGGCGAATTACAGCAATTAGAAGTAGCGCTTGAACAATATGTAGCTAAAGTAGAAGAACTAACGAATATGCGAGAAGATGCAAAAGTATTAAAGCAGGCATATGATGTATGGCAAGAAAAACAAAAATACGAGCAAGAAAAAGAAATTGCGTTTCATAAGATGCAACTTGCAGTTAGTGCGTATGAAAATATGGAACGCCGCTGGTTAGGTGAGCAAGCTGGTATATTAGCTCTTCATTTACATGATGGTGAATTTTGTCCAGTATGTGGCAGTATGGATCACCCGAAAAAAGCTACAGAGCAAAGTAATGCAATTGATGAAAAAGAGTTAAATGGACTAAGAGAAAAGAAAAACGTTGCGGAAAAATCACATGTTCAATTAGAAGAAAAGTGGAATTTCTATCGAGTTCAATATGAACAAGTGATAGAAGAAGTCCTAAAGCGAGGGTATCGCTCAGAAGAATTAGTAGAAACATATAGTGCGCTCGTTCAAAAAGGAAAGCAATTAGCAGCAGAAGTAAATACGTTAAAATCAAGTGAAGAAACGCGTAAGCAAATTGCTGTGAATATAAAAAGCGTAGAAGAAAAAGTAGAAGAACTCCAGAAACAAAAGCATGAAGTAGAAACAATACAGCACCGTACTGAAATGGAGTGTATGCAGCTTCGTACGTCATATGAACATGATAGGCAAAATATTCCGGAAAGCTTGCAAACGGTACAGGCTTGGAAAGTACAGTTTGACCAAGCTCTACAAGAACTTCGTTTAATGGAAGATGAATGGGAGAAAGTACAAGAAGCGTATCAACATTGGCAAAATGAAAATATACGTATTCAAGCAGAACATGATAGTGCTTCTAATCAATTTAATAGTGCAAAAGCGAAGAAAGAAGAGACTTTCACACGCTTTATGAAAGAGCTAGAACAAAGCGGATTTACAGATCAATTAACATATAGAGAATCCAAATTAAATGATGCTGAGATGGATAAGTTACAACAAGAAATCCAAAGTTATTACTCATCTCTAGAAGTACTTACAAAACAAATTGAAGAATTAAAGGCAGAATTAAAAGATAAAGAGTATACGGACATTTCTTCATTAGATGAGCAAGTGAAAGAATTGGAAATTAACCTTGATATTATTAAAGAAAAACGACAACGTGCTCAAAACGCCGTATCATATATTACGGATTTACATGAAAATATTAAACGAATTGATGAACAAATTCATGAGGAAGAAAAAGCATTCCAAGAACTTGTTGATTTATATGAAGTAATGAAAGGGGATAACGATAGTCGTATATCCTTTGAACGTTACATCTTAATTGAGTATTTAGAACAAATTGTTCAAATTGCGAACGAACGACTACGTAAATTATCAAATGGACAATTTTATTTAAAGCGAAGCGAACGAGTTGAAAAGAGAAATCGACAAAGTGGATTAGGTTTAGATGTATACGACGCATACACAGGTCAAACCCGAGATGTAAAAACATTATCTGGCGGTGAGAAATTTAACGCATCACTTTGCTTAGCACTTGGAATGGCAGATGTAATTCAAGCGTATGAGGGTGGTATTTCCATCGAAACGATGTTTATCGATGAAGGGTTCGGCTCATTAGATGAAGAGTCATTAACGAAAGCGGTTGACGCCCTAATCGATTTGCAAAAATCTGGTCGCTTTATCGGCGTAATTTCACACGTTCAAGAACTGAAAAACGCAATGCCAGCCGTATTAGAGGTAACGAAGCAGAAGGATGGGTGTAGTAAGACGAGGTTTGTGGTGAAATAG
- a CDS encoding exonuclease SbcCD subunit D — protein MKFFHTADWHLGKLVHGVYMTEDQKIVLDQFVQAVEEEKPDAVIIAGDLYDRAIPPTEAVDLLNDVLQKIVIDLQTPIIAVAGNHDSPDRIHFGSNLMKKQGLHIVGQFQFPYNPVVLNDEYGEVHFHLVPYADPSIVRHILKNEDVRSHDDAMRIFMNELSETMDKEARHIFVGHAFVTSSGEAEENTSDAERPLSIGGAEYVNSHYFDKFHYTALGHLHQAHFVRNETIRYSGSPLAYSISEEKHKKGYYIVELDEKGETTIEKRLLTPRRKMRTVEAKIDDLLLHPVSEDYVFVKLLDENPVLQPMEKIRSVYPNAMHVERSIQRREFTDENEVTVSRHKTDDLSLLKAFYKEMKGLDLSEEKERLFLDVLQTVQEREGERG, from the coding sequence ATGAAGTTTTTTCATACAGCGGATTGGCATTTAGGTAAGCTTGTTCATGGTGTATATATGACTGAAGATCAAAAAATTGTGTTAGATCAGTTTGTACAAGCTGTTGAAGAAGAAAAACCGGATGCTGTAATTATTGCAGGAGATTTATATGACCGAGCAATTCCACCTACAGAAGCAGTAGACTTATTAAATGATGTATTACAAAAGATAGTTATTGATTTACAAACACCAATAATCGCAGTTGCAGGAAACCACGATAGTCCGGACCGCATACATTTTGGTAGTAATTTAATGAAAAAACAAGGATTACATATTGTTGGACAATTTCAATTTCCATACAATCCTGTTGTTTTAAATGATGAATACGGAGAGGTTCATTTCCATCTCGTTCCGTATGCAGATCCAAGTATTGTTAGACATATATTGAAAAATGAAGATGTTCGTTCTCATGATGACGCGATGCGTATTTTTATGAACGAACTCTCTGAAACGATGGATAAAGAAGCGAGACACATATTTGTAGGACATGCATTTGTAACTTCTTCAGGAGAGGCAGAGGAAAATACGAGTGATGCGGAACGACCACTTTCAATTGGTGGTGCTGAATATGTAAATAGTCATTATTTTGATAAGTTTCATTACACGGCGCTTGGCCATTTACATCAAGCGCATTTTGTACGTAATGAGACAATTCGTTATTCAGGCTCACCACTTGCATATTCTATTTCTGAAGAAAAGCATAAAAAAGGATATTATATTGTGGAACTGGATGAAAAAGGTGAAACAACAATTGAAAAACGTTTACTTACACCACGTCGTAAAATGCGTACAGTAGAAGCGAAAATAGACGATTTATTGCTTCATCCAGTGAGTGAAGATTATGTATTTGTGAAATTATTAGATGAAAATCCTGTCTTGCAGCCAATGGAAAAAATACGTTCTGTATACCCAAATGCAATGCATGTTGAAAGATCTATTCAAAGACGAGAGTTCACAGATGAAAATGAAGTAACTGTTTCAAGACATAAAACGGATGATTTATCTCTTTTAAAAGCATTTTATAAAGAAATGAAAGGGCTAGATTTATCAGAAGAGAAAGAACGTCTATTTTTAGATGTTTTGCAAACAGTGCAAGAACGGGAAGGTGAACGAGGATGA
- a CDS encoding DUF2584 family protein, with protein MKFEMHTKIISNEKEVRVHIEDNLFQLILDGYHLFTVQEILPLYKSNEERIGSAIVQKLEWENGKTTLNYQLVSLQSVN; from the coding sequence ATGAAATTTGAGATGCACACAAAAATTATTTCAAATGAAAAAGAAGTAAGAGTACATATAGAAGATAATTTATTCCAATTAATTTTAGATGGTTATCATTTATTTACTGTTCAAGAAATATTACCTTTATATAAATCAAACGAAGAAAGAATCGGTAGTGCAATTGTCCAAAAGTTAGAATGGGAGAACGGAAAAACTACACTAAACTATCAACTTGTTTCACTACAATCAGTAAATTAA
- a CDS encoding 3-hydroxyisobutyryl-CoA hydrolase: MTEHVLFSVSENGVASITLNRPKALNSLSYDMLQPIGKKLKEWEQDERIELIVLKGAGTKGFCAGGDIKTLYEARSNEVALQHAEQFFEEEYEIDTFIYQYKKPIIACLDGIVMGGGVGLTNGAKYRIVTERTKWAMPEMNIGFFPDVGAAYFLNKAPGYTGRYVALTASILKAPDVLYINAADYFMTSDSLPNFLTALENVNWQKEDVHTHLKEVIRTFATAPNLDGNLSSSLEEINSHFAFDTIEGIIQSLEKDQSPFAQTTKEKLLSKSPVSLKVTLKQFIDGQEKSVEECFATDLILAKNFLRHEDFFEGVRSVVVDKDQNPNYKYKQLSDVSEEDVNRFFNLLNA, encoded by the coding sequence ATGACCGAACACGTTTTATTTTCTGTTAGCGAAAACGGCGTTGCATCAATTACTTTAAACCGTCCAAAAGCACTCAATTCTTTATCCTATGACATGTTACAGCCAATTGGGAAAAAACTTAAAGAATGGGAGCAAGATGAGCGTATTGAACTCATCGTTTTAAAAGGAGCTGGGACGAAAGGTTTTTGTGCAGGTGGTGATATTAAAACGCTATACGAGGCACGTTCTAACGAAGTTGCATTACAACATGCAGAGCAGTTTTTTGAAGAAGAATATGAAATTGATACATTTATTTATCAATACAAAAAACCAATTATCGCTTGTTTAGATGGAATCGTAATGGGTGGTGGTGTCGGTCTGACAAATGGAGCTAAGTATCGAATTGTAACTGAGCGTACGAAGTGGGCAATGCCTGAAATGAACATCGGTTTCTTCCCTGATGTCGGTGCTGCGTACTTCTTAAATAAAGCACCTGGATATACTGGTCGATATGTTGCTTTAACAGCATCTATTTTAAAAGCTCCTGATGTATTATATATTAACGCTGCTGATTACTTTATGACATCAGATTCATTACCAAATTTCCTTACCGCACTTGAAAATGTAAATTGGCAAAAAGAAGATGTACATACTCATTTAAAAGAAGTTATTCGTACATTTGCAACTGCTCCAAACTTAGATGGCAATCTTTCTTCTTCATTAGAAGAAATTAATTCGCATTTTGCATTCGATACAATTGAGGGAATCATTCAATCGTTAGAGAAAGATCAAAGTCCATTTGCCCAAACAACGAAAGAAAAGCTATTATCAAAATCCCCTGTTTCATTAAAAGTAACATTAAAACAGTTTATCGATGGCCAAGAAAAGTCCGTTGAAGAATGTTTCGCGACAGATCTTATACTCGCTAAAAACTTCTTGCGACATGAAGATTTCTTTGAAGGAGTACGCTCCGTTGTAGTTGATAAAGACCAAAATCCAAATTATAAATATAAACAATTAAGTGATGTTTCAGAAGAAGATGTAAATCGATTCTTTAACTTACTTAACGCCTAA
- a CDS encoding LysE family translocator → MIENFFLFIIMSICLIILPGPDTAMATKNTLVAGKMGGVKTVFGTCVALLIHTLAAVIGLSALIVKSALLFSIFKYVGALYLIYIGIKALLAVRNKEGVDTNDISLNTEDEHTSCFRQGFLTNLLNPKVAVFFLTFLPQFLNPNHNTFIQLLVMGLTYLVLTVIWFAFYIFLIDKISAFMKKPKTQRYIQGLTGIVLIGFGIKLAFEKNN, encoded by the coding sequence ATGATTGAAAATTTTTTTCTTTTCATCATTATGTCTATTTGTCTTATTATTTTACCCGGTCCTGATACTGCAATGGCCACGAAAAACACATTAGTTGCTGGTAAGATGGGTGGAGTGAAGACAGTGTTCGGTACATGTGTTGCACTTTTAATTCATACTTTAGCAGCAGTAATCGGCCTTTCCGCACTTATTGTAAAGTCAGCTCTTTTATTTTCTATTTTCAAGTACGTTGGAGCCCTATATTTAATTTATATTGGTATTAAAGCCCTTTTAGCGGTAAGAAATAAAGAAGGCGTTGATACGAACGATATATCTTTGAATACTGAAGACGAACACACTTCTTGCTTTCGCCAAGGGTTTCTTACGAATTTATTAAACCCTAAGGTTGCAGTCTTCTTTTTAACCTTTTTACCGCAATTTTTAAATCCAAATCATAATACGTTTATCCAACTTCTCGTAATGGGCCTTACTTACCTCGTTTTAACAGTTATTTGGTTCGCTTTTTATATATTTTTAATTGATAAAATTAGTGCTTTTATGAAAAAACCGAAGACGCAACGTTATATTCAAGGGTTAACAGGAATCGTCTTAATTGGGTTTGGTATTAAACTAGCTTTTGAAAAAAATAATTAA
- a CDS encoding CoA-acylating methylmalonate-semialdehyde dehydrogenase, producing MITTEIKRVKNHINGEWVESTGTEVEAVPNPATGKIIAYVPLSPKEDVEKAVEAAKAAYKTWSKVPVPNRSRQLYKYLQLLQENKDELAKIITLENGKTLMDATGEVQRGIEAVELATSAPNLMMGQALPNIASGIDGSIWRYPIGVVAGITPFNFPMMIPLWMFPLAIACGNTFVLKTSERTPLLAERLVELFYEAGFPKGVLNLVQGGKDVVNSILENKDIQAVSFVGSEPVARYVYETGTKHGKRVQALAGAKNHAIVMPDCNLEKTVQGVIGSAFASSGERCMACSVVAVVDEIADEFIDVLVAETKKLKVGDGFNEDNYVGPLIRESHKERVLGYINSGVADGATLLVDGRKINEEVGEGYFVGATIFDGVNQEMKIWQDEIFAPVLSVVRVKDLEEGIKLTNQSKFANGAVIYTSNGKHAQTFRDNIDAGMIGVNVNVPAPMAFFAFAGNKASFFGDLGTNGTDGVQFYTRKKVVTERWF from the coding sequence ATGATTACAACTGAAATTAAACGAGTGAAAAATCATATTAATGGTGAATGGGTAGAATCTACTGGTACTGAAGTAGAAGCGGTTCCGAATCCAGCGACTGGAAAAATTATTGCTTACGTTCCACTATCTCCGAAAGAGGATGTTGAAAAAGCTGTTGAAGCGGCAAAAGCGGCATACAAAACATGGTCTAAAGTGCCAGTTCCAAATCGTTCAAGACAACTATACAAATATCTACAACTGTTACAAGAAAATAAAGATGAGCTTGCAAAAATCATTACGCTAGAAAACGGTAAAACGCTAATGGATGCAACTGGTGAAGTACAGCGTGGTATTGAAGCGGTAGAACTTGCAACATCAGCACCAAATTTAATGATGGGACAAGCTCTTCCGAATATTGCTAGTGGAATTGATGGATCGATTTGGCGCTACCCAATCGGAGTTGTTGCTGGTATTACACCGTTTAACTTCCCGATGATGATTCCATTATGGATGTTCCCACTTGCAATTGCTTGCGGTAATACATTCGTATTAAAAACATCTGAAAGAACACCGCTTTTAGCAGAGCGACTTGTAGAGTTATTCTATGAAGCTGGTTTTCCAAAAGGGGTATTAAATTTAGTACAAGGCGGAAAAGATGTTGTAAATAGCATTTTAGAAAATAAAGATATTCAAGCTGTTTCGTTCGTTGGATCTGAGCCGGTAGCTCGTTACGTATATGAAACAGGTACGAAACACGGAAAACGCGTACAAGCGTTAGCAGGCGCGAAAAACCATGCGATTGTTATGCCAGATTGCAATCTTGAGAAAACAGTACAAGGTGTAATTGGATCTGCATTCGCAAGTAGTGGGGAACGCTGCATGGCATGTTCAGTAGTAGCAGTAGTTGATGAAATTGCTGATGAATTCATTGATGTATTAGTAGCAGAAACGAAGAAGTTAAAAGTAGGTGACGGTTTCAACGAAGATAATTATGTTGGACCATTAATCCGTGAATCTCATAAAGAACGTGTTTTAGGCTATATTAATAGTGGTGTAGCAGATGGAGCAACATTATTAGTAGATGGTCGTAAAATTAATGAAGAAGTTGGAGAAGGATACTTTGTTGGTGCAACAATCTTCGATGGCGTAAATCAAGAGATGAAAATTTGGCAAGATGAAATTTTTGCCCCAGTATTAAGCGTTGTAAGAGTTAAAGATTTAGAAGAAGGTATCAAACTGACAAATCAATCTAAATTTGCAAATGGTGCGGTTATTTATACTTCAAATGGTAAGCATGCACAAACATTCCGTGATAACATCGATGCTGGTATGATCGGTGTAAACGTAAACGTTCCAGCACCAATGGCATTCTTCGCATTTGCAGGAAACAAAGCTTCATTCTTTGGGGATCTTGGTACAAATGGTACGGATGGCGTTCAATTTTATACACGCAAAAAAGTTGTAACTGAGCGCTGGTTTTAA
- a CDS encoding NAD(P)-dependent oxidoreductase codes for MKKIGFIGLGNMGLPMSKNLVKSGYTVYGVDLNKEAEASFEKEGGIIGLSISKLAETCDVIFTSLPSPRAVEAVYFGEEGLFENSHSNVALIDTSTVSPQLNKQLEESAKEKKVDFLAAPVSGGVIGAENRTLTFMVGGSKEVYEKTESVMEVLGANVFHVSEQIDSGTTVKLINNLLIGFYTAGVSEALTLAKKNNMDLDKMFDILNVSYGQSRIYERNYKSFIASENYEPGFTVNLLKKDLGFAVDLAKESELNLPVSEMLLNVYEEASEAGYGENDMAALYKKVSEQLISNQK; via the coding sequence ATGAAAAAGATTGGTTTTATCGGTTTAGGTAACATGGGTCTTCCAATGTCTAAAAATTTAGTTAAATCCGGCTACACAGTATATGGAGTGGACTTGAATAAAGAGGCGGAAGCTTCCTTTGAAAAAGAAGGAGGAATTATCGGCCTATCAATCTCAAAACTAGCAGAGACATGCGATGTGATTTTTACAAGTCTGCCTTCACCTCGTGCTGTGGAAGCGGTATATTTTGGGGAAGAAGGATTATTTGAAAATAGCCACTCGAATGTAGCTTTAATTGATACAAGTACAGTATCTCCACAATTAAACAAACAATTAGAGGAATCGGCGAAGGAAAAGAAAGTAGACTTTTTAGCAGCACCTGTTAGCGGTGGGGTAATTGGTGCAGAAAACCGTACATTAACGTTTATGGTTGGTGGATCGAAAGAAGTATATGAGAAAACTGAATCTGTCATGGAAGTGCTTGGAGCGAATGTTTTCCATGTTAGTGAGCAGATTGATAGCGGTACAACTGTTAAATTAATTAATAATCTATTAATTGGTTTTTATACAGCTGGTGTGAGTGAAGCTTTAACATTAGCGAAAAAGAACAATATGGATTTAGATAAAATGTTTGATATTTTAAATGTAAGTTACGGTCAAAGTAGAATTTATGAGCGTAATTATAAAAGTTTCATTGCATCAGAAAATTATGAGCCTGGCTTTACTGTAAATTTATTAAAGAAAGATTTAGGATTTGCAGTTGATTTAGCTAAAGAAAGTGAACTTAACTTACCAGTAAGTGAGATGCTATTAAACGTATATGAAGAAGCGAGTGAGGCAGGATATGGTGAAAACGATATGGCTGCTTTATATAAGAAAGTTAGCGAACAATTAATTTCTAATCAAAAATAG